In the Mytilus trossulus isolate FHL-02 chromosome 1, PNRI_Mtr1.1.1.hap1, whole genome shotgun sequence genome, one interval contains:
- the LOC134709629 gene encoding uncharacterized protein LOC134709629, producing the protein MFTPHFLKSRLVPHIVNKCCISRRNNILTKNATIKVRRATSDDYDNVIEIRDPKELHGGYDPLPDTYKMLVESPKTIAYVATVNEKPVGLHFASLIDDEETIGLFGLRVSAKYHDFCIPQKMFYHHRTVNYETAMQFIGCTDGSSSRKFSTGFFLKSADKVMSKKMVQYLTSRKQIANKLMLNENNPTSAQVITINHLKELFSSHILCKYLFPEGRLLKYWMAYRILPSNIPLIMNKRTTTVASCFQQPNNALITIGTYAYTFNGLFYHLDVYGNTEANFKEHLYLHLKEIVCLAADNICLEIVLPDETTSKRIDKAFLQFGFERNNNSNHFRVDAWERSTKPILESENIKIAQNF; encoded by the exons ATGTTCACACCTCATTTTTTGAAATCAAGATTGGTTCCTCATATAGTCAACAAATGTTGTATTTCAAGACGAAATAACATTCTCACAAAAAATGCCACAATCAAAGTTCGAAGAGCTACCTCAGATGATTATGACAACGTTATTGAAATAAGAGACCCCAAAGAACTTCATGGAGGTTATGACCCATTACCAGATACCTACAAAATGCTTGTAGAAAGTCCAAAGACCATAGCATACGTTGCAACTGTAAATGAAAAACCG GTCGGATTGCACTTTGCATCGTTGATTGATGACGAAGAAACTATTGGACTGTTCGGATTAAGAGTTTCAGCAAAATATCATGATTTTTGTATACCCCAAAAAATGTTCTATCACCATAGAACTGTCAATTATGAAACTGCAATGCAATTCATTGGTTGCACAGATGGGTCATCCAGCCGGAAGTTTTCtactggattttttctcaaaagtGCTGACAAAGTTATGTCAAAG AAAATGGTGCAATACCTTACAAGCAGAAAACAGATTGCAAACAAATTAATGCTCAACGAAAATAATCCAACTTCAGCGCAGGTTATTACCATTAACCATCTTAAAGAATTATTTTCTTCGCATATACTATGCAAGTATCTTTTCCCAGAAGGCCGATTGTTGAAATATTGGATGGCTTACCGAATACTTCCTTCAAATATCCctttaattatgaataaaagaaCAACGACTGTTGCCTCGTGTTTTCAACAACCCAACAACGCACTCATTACCATAGGAACATATGCTTATACTTTCAACGGATTGTTCTACCACCTTGATGTTTATGGAAATACAGAGGCGAATTTTAAAGAACATCTTTACCTCCATCTAAAAGAAATTGTATGTCTTGCAGCAGATAACATTTGCTTGGAAATAGTACTACCAGACGAAACAACAAGCAAACGAATTGACAAAGCATTTCTGCAGTTTGGATTTGAAAGAAACAACAACAGTAACCATTTTAGAGTGGATGCATGGGAGAGAAGTACCAAACCAATTCTTGAGTCTGAGAACATCAAAATAGcacaaaacttttaa